From Besnoitia besnoiti strain Bb-Ger1 chromosome X, whole genome shotgun sequence, one genomic window encodes:
- a CDS encoding variable surface lipoprotein (encoded by transcript BESB_018330): MSRLQALEPPPGGPYGTAPTLRPPPQVIENMLDELEEKVRHYFLLYTREKKAREKTERYNYWLQKELAEQKEKLISNAEYIESLQQKFDELRGDPEMVRDTLQRIDLMYAQVDTLVQALAGVCGFAAVKEASREQLLQCALDYLYPCRALDPRLHELYGLLYYYRLGEAKVAPSPPPPPPEPTYAALTEGAGGMWIRPSPYTIFKTPGVGDSPFQRGLAETRQILDAEAAAKAEAEKEAEKKAAEAAKPEQDKPAVGAIKKIGAGTSTAAGKVGAAKPDAKKEAKAATPEKSGGGAPSTASDPPTREPVDPKAALKGMSVFVRRLENFKRPPSSKEESLRIAVRMDGESATEVKRKDGRFFVVDKCGGSPGKEEATFNLLVEFPSLPAPKPGGNPKFIIDVYDNKGFTALGRADKPFNDKDLPTKDAVWEIKDNAGKAFGKLICTVTPIPLNAPLPCEGSGGAKADAGAKKADPPKEEKASPAIKKPDLPKPGGAAAPTPAASPKADNGKAAEAKTPAAPAGGIKKPDLPKPAGVGAKLQPKVSGVAEIKKPELGAKPAAGGVVKPGLPPAKGAGDLAANKEGPGGAPGAGALAKPPLMPGKSGVGLVKPDLNKKPVMASASGVGKPSLLNSAKSGMFTAQKSGVLATQKSGLVTPQKSALLKPAVASQKSGVLMPVKPPGPKPGGAVANSPDAAKKVSPPVAPAKPDMKKGTETKPLTSSKPGTPAPAKPGAGPPAKPGAGPPAKPGAGPPAKPGAATPKKVDAKPATTPKKLEMKPSIVAKKLDTKPSIIAKKLDTKPSIIAKKLDTKPSIIAKKLDTKPSIIAKKLDAKPSIVLKKPDIKAAKSILVKPKPKA, encoded by the exons ATGTCACGCTTGCAAGCGCTagagccgccgccgggcggcCCGTACGGGACAGCGCCGACCCTCAGGCCTCCTCCGCAAGTCATTGAAAACA TGCTCGATGAACTCGAGGAGAAGGTTCGCCACTACTTCCTCCTCTACACGCGCGAAAagaaagcgagagaaaaaactgAGCGCTACAACTACTGGCTGCAGAAAG AGCTAGCGGAGCAGAAGGAGAAGTTGATCTCCAATGCAGAGTACATCgagtcgctgcagcagaagtTTGATGAGCTCCGGGGGGACCCTGAGATGGTTCGCGACACGCTGCAACGCATTGACCTGATGTACGCGCAAGTCGACACCCTCGTTCAGGCGCTCGCCG GCGTGTGTGGATTCGCCGCGGTAaaggaggcctcgcgcgaacAGCTTCTCCAGTGCGCGCTGGATTATCTTTACCCCTGCCGCGCGCTAGATCCTCGTCTCCACG AGCTCTACGGGTTGCTGTACTACTACCGTCTCGGCGAAGCCAAGGTGGCTCCGtcaccgcctccgccgccgccggagccgaCCTACGCGGCGCTGActgagggcgcgggcggcatgTGGATTCGCCCCAGCCCGTATACGATCTTCAAGACGCCGGGCGTGGGCGACTCGCCATTCCAGCGCGGActcgcggagacgaggcagatcctcgacgccgaggctgccgcgaaggcggaggcagagaaggaagctgagaagaaggccgctgAGGCCGCAAAGCCTGAGCAGGACAAGCCCGCCGTGGGCGCGATCAAGAAGATAGGCGCGGGCACGTCAACCGCCGCCGGCAAGGTGGGAGCCGCGAAACCCGACGCCAAGAAGGAAG CGAAGGCTGCCACGCCAGAGAAATctgggggcggcgcgccttcgacCGCGTCCGACCCGCCCACGCGCGAGCCCGTAGACCCCAAAGCGGCGCTGAAGGGCATGAgcgtcttcgtccgccgGCTCGAGAACTTCAAGCGACCGCCGAGCTCCAAAGAGGAGAGTCTCCGCATCGCCGTCCG GATGGATGGCGAATCCGCCACGGAGGTGAAGCGGAAAGACGGCCGGTTTTTCGTCGTTGACAAG TGCGGAGGCTCGCCAggcaaagaggaggcgacgtTCAACCTTTTGGTGGagtttccttctctgccggcgcctAAGCCCGGCGGCAACCCCAAATTCATTATCGACGTCTACGACAACAAGGGG TTCACTGCACTCGGACGAGCAGACAAGCCCTTCAACGACAAGGACTTGCCTACGAAGGACGCGGTTTG GGAAATCAAAGATAATGCCGGCAAGGCTTTCG GCAAGCTCATTTGCACTGTGACGCCAATCCCTCT gaacgcgccgctgccttgtGAAGGATCCGGCGGAGCGAAggccgacgcgggcgcgaagaaggctgACCCGC CcaaggaggagaaggcctCGCCGGCGATCAAGAAACCCGACCTGCCGAagccaggcggcgcggcggcgcctacGCCGGCCGCGTCTCCGAAGGCAGACAATgggaaggccgcagaggcgaagacgcccgcggcgcccgccggcgggaTCAAGAAGCCCGACTTGCCCAAACCCGCAGGAGTCGGCGCAAAGCTCCAGCCCAAGGTCTCGGGCGTGGCGGAGATCAAGAAGCCCGAGCTGGGCGCgaagcccgccgccggcggtgtCGTGAAGCCGGGATTGCCGCCCGCCAAGGGAGCGGGCGACCTCGCGGCGAATAAGGAGGGCCCCGGtggcgcgccaggcgcaggGGCACTCGCGAAGCCTCCGCTGATGCCCGGCAAGTCCGGCGTGGGTCTCGTGAAGCCAGACCTCAACAAGAAGCCGGTGATGGCCTCGGCGAGCGGCGTCGGGAAGCCGTCGCTGCTCAACTCCGCAAAGTCTGGCATGTTCACGGCGCAGAAGTCGGGAGTGCTCGCCACGCAAAAGTCCGGCCTGGTGACGCCGCAAAAATCGGCTCTGCTCAAGCCAGCAGTCGCCTCTCAAAAATCCGGGGTCCTCATGCCCGTGAAGCCCCCGGGGCCGAAACCCGGGGGCGCGGTCGCCAACAGtcccgacgcggcgaagaaagtCAGTCCCCCAGTCGCCCCAGCGAAACCCGACATGAAGAAAGGCACAGAGACAAAGCCCTTAACCTCGAGCAAGCCTGGAacgccagcgcccgcgaagccTGGAGCAGGGCCTCCGGCGAAGCCTGGAGCAGGGCCTCCGGCGAAGCCTGGAGCAGGGCCTCCGGCGAAGCCTGGCGCTGCGACCCCGAAGAAAGTAGATGCGAAGCCGGCAACTACGCCAAAAAAACTCGAGATGAAGCCGTCCATCGTTGCCAAGAAACTCGACACAAAGCCGTCCATCATTGCCAAGAAACTCGACACAAAGCCGTCCATCATTGCCAAGAAACTCGACACAAAGCCGTCCATCATTGCCAAGAAACTCGACACAAAGCCGTCCATCATTGCCAAGAAACTCGACGCAAAGCCGTCCATCGTCTTGAAGAAGCCAGACATAAAAGCAG CCAAGTCGATTCTTGTCAAACCGAAGCCCAAGGCCTGA
- a CDS encoding U1 zinc finger protein (encoded by transcript BESB_018340) — translation MPKYYCEYCDIYLTHSSPAGRRQHATGRKHINQKIEYFQNLIREPDFVPPQMIENHVVQRAVQAAGAAPVGGFGPPTSGFPRFGGGRGGGFPGRGGMRGGMEGGRGGRGGFPPMGMPMGPGGAGGPPGNRGPPMFGHPSQDMRGGSSLGNSNHFPRPGGPGVGGPSMGLGGGPGVQGGPGGPPRGLGPIGPGGMGLGFRGGPGGPDGPSGNHFSGRPGGFDGPRRGGMPGFDRGDRR, via the exons ATGCCAAAGTACTACTGCGAATACTGCGATATCTACCTCACGCactcgtcgcctgccggtCGCAGGCAGCATGCGACAGGGCGCAAGCACATCAACCAGAAAATCGAGTACTTCCAAA ATCTCATCCGGGAACCGGACTTCGTCCCGCCGCAGATGATTGAGAATCATGTCGTTCAGAGAGCAG TTcaagccgcaggcgcagctcccGTAGGCGGGTTCGGGCCGCCGACATCGGGCTTTccgcgcttcggcggcggccgcggcggcgggtttccgggccgcggcggcatgcGCGGGGGCATGGAGGGCGGCCGAGGAGGTCGCGGAGGCTTTCCTCCTATGG GCATGCCCATGGGCCCAggtggcgctggcggcccCCCTGGGAACCGCGGCCCGCCGATGTTTGGTCACCCCTCGCAGGAcatgcgcggcggctctTCGCTTGGAAACTCGAACCACTTTCCTCGCCCGGGCGGGCCGGGGGTCGGCGGGCCCTCCATGGGCCTCGGCGGAGGGCCTGGAGTCCAGGGCGGGCCCGGcgggccgcctcgcggcttgGGTCCAATCGGCCCGGGGGGCATGGGTCTCGGGTTTCGGGGCGGCCCCGGCGGGCCTGACGGCCCCTCGGGGAACCACTTCTCGGGAAGGCCGGGAGGCTTTGACGGGCCTCGGAGAGGAGGCATGCCGGGCTTtgaccgcggagacagacgctAG